The following is a genomic window from Melitaea cinxia chromosome 7, ilMelCinx1.1, whole genome shotgun sequence.
tgataacgcgtagttacttgactattttttcgttgatctacgttgtattactcgttgatgtaattgaagtcggttttttttcgtttgcgagcaaacacaattacttaatatacatagaaataatacatatataaatacaaatattacacccagactcaggccgGAATCTAATCCGCAACCTTCAGAACAGagagcagggccactacaactGACCAAAGGGCTagtcaaatcaaataaaaaaagtaagtgCCTTGCTCCAATGTTGAAAATGTAGTATCAAAAACATACTAAATTTGTACAAGCACTTAGAACcacataagtaattaaaataatttgtttgctACCTTCTTCATCACTGTCATTATTTCCATTCATTTCTTCTCCATCTTCCTCCTCTGCATCACTATCCTCGCCTTCTCGATCATCCTTATCATATCTAAAAGCAAATATTGAGgtgttttaaacaataattcatagcacatttaataattattgattctAACAATACATACCCATCCAAATATTTAAGTGATGGGTGTAATGCAAATACTTTGCTTCTGTAATCTTCAATATTAGTGACATCGTTGTTAAAAAGATCTAAGTTCCTCAAACTTTCAAACTCTTCTAGAGGTTTCAGTGtttgtaaatcttttattttattcccAGACAAGTTAAGATGTGTCAATTTCTTGCATCCATTAAGGAAATGAAGCCCATTTGATATTCTGTTGTCTGAAAGTTCCAACTTTCTTAATTTAGGCAATGTAGGGAATCCTTTGAGAGTTGTGAGTCCAACATTATTGAGACTTAAAATTTCAAGATTGGTGTATTCATCTGTAAGACCAATTATATTGGTACTCCTGCAGTTATCCAAATTGAGCTCTTTAatctgaaaattatttatttatttgttaaaaacaattttattttttggtttttatatttaattaaagtattaaagtatttttatttttattactataccACTGATATACGATATATGAtaacttcgttctgtcaaaattgaaaagtaatttatttattttttgtattaaaaccttccgtggcccttaaggaacatacaaaaaataaatgagtagaattggttgagccattctctagttatgcgtttagcaacattcctttttatttatatagatataaaaatatgtcatttatTGCAGTCatcataataaaacatttttatgctatatacttaaaatgtttagtatttttgtaataGTAGGTTAgcaaatattgaaatttattacaaaaatatacatacatgtcATTATtcttatatcaatatatatataataaaaatgtaacagattGCTgcctgtacatggaagatatattagaaaaaatattattgggccTTTATCAATGCAAAAAGACgccaaaacaattattgttagaaattttgtctgtttgtctatagttatttttcagtttgcatagttataaaataaataaatttctaaaacaaaagtagcctaagttactccttaatacatcagctatctgtcagcgaaagtcccgtccaaattagtccagccgtttcagagattagctggaacaaataacagacagacagacaaaaattgtaaataaaattattttggtatatgtaccgtgtgaaCATCCACACAtcatacatttagtaaaaagcggttataataatttagtttattattaaacatgaAGATAAAATGGTGGTACGTAGCTGTTATGTTTAATTAGGTTACGGCAAAACACGTTTACATAAATTACTAAGGTATTtacaacattaattaaaaatattattttattttataagcattTTATATTGGATAtagttgtttattaaaaatgttgtaaaaataaGTCTTTCAATTGGTTTTTTTTGTAGAATTTAGAAGTCAAGTTAA
Proteins encoded in this region:
- the LOC123655346 gene encoding acidic leucine-rich nuclear phosphoprotein 32 family member A isoform X1, producing the protein MEKRVALELRGRNPSQIKELNLDNCRSTNIIGLTDEYTNLEILSLNNVGLTTLKGFPTLPKLRKLELSDNRISNGLHFLNGCKKLTHLNLSGNKIKDLQTLKPLEEFESLRNLDLFNNDVTNIEDYRSKVFALHPSLKYLDGYDKDDREGEDSDAEEEDGEEMNGNNDSDEEDVDDEEDDEEISLSAVYNSNLEEESSASSLYAGSDVEEEEDDDVDDGELKAQDGEDNTHEESTRGKKRKHEDEEDN
- the LOC123655346 gene encoding acidic leucine-rich nuclear phosphoprotein 32 family member A isoform X2; amino-acid sequence: MEKRVALELRGRNPSQIKELNLDNCRSTNIIGLTDEYTNLEILSLNNVGLTTLKGFPTLPKLRKLELSDNRISNGLHFLNGCKKLTHLNLSGNKIKDLQTLKPLEEFESLRNLDLFNNDVTNIEDYRSKVFALHPSLKYLDGYDKDDREGEDSDAEEEDGEEMNGNNDSDEEDLDINLGRLVIDDESLSERLPEESPSLLVSLYTVYGLLFHMGYLLQNVDDEEDDEEISLSAVYNSNLEEESSASSLYAGSDVEEEEDDDVDDGELKAQDGEDNTHEESTRGKKRKHEDEEDN